In Vigna unguiculata cultivar IT97K-499-35 chromosome 3, ASM411807v1, whole genome shotgun sequence, a single genomic region encodes these proteins:
- the LOC114179949 gene encoding putative E3 ubiquitin-protein ligase RING1a, producing MSGPRLPDEPPPEQPGEEVQSENEVESDLSNSSSDDDICMEIDLSDISEDLKCPICLGVIRKTKIVMECLHRFCGECIEKAIRLCKNECPVCREHFPGGCTLGDDRHYDHLISIIHPDVAQYEDESLQRQIEELERKHKVKATAVSFARRRRTIRNACKDEKGNEKNEVMNDKNAGKESSSDAQKTESEPNKDGESATLHADGTADENVPEK from the exons ATGTCAGGACCGAGGCTCCCCGACGAGCCTCCACCGGAGCAACCCGGAGAGGAAGTGCAATCTGAAAATGAAGTTG AATCGGATCTAAGCAATTCATCGAGCGACGACGACAT CTGTATGGAAATAGACTTGTCAGATATAAGCGAAGATCTTAAGTGTCCTATCTGCCTAG GTGTAATTCGAAAAACCAAAATTGTTATGGAATGCTTGCATCGGTTTTGCGGAGAGTGCATTGAGAAAGCCATACGCCTCTG TAAGAATGAATGCCCAGTTTGTCGTGAACATTTTCCTGGCGGATGCACACTAGGCGATGATCGCCACTATGATCATCTCATTTCTATCATCCATCCAGATGTTGCACAGTACGAGGACGAG TCTCTTCAACGTCAAATAGAAGAACTGGAGAGGAAACACAAGGTTAAGGCAACCGCTGTAAGTTTTGCAAGGAGACGCAGAACAATCAGAAATGCATGCAAGGATGAGAAGGGAAATGAGAAGAATGAGGTTATGAATGATAAGAATGCAGGAAAAGAGTCGTCATCTGATGCTCAGAAGACAGAATCTGAACCAAATAAAGATGGAGAATCTGCCACTCTCCATGCAGATGGAACTGCTGATGAAAATGTTCCAGAAAAATAA
- the LOC114179590 gene encoding uncharacterized protein LOC114179590 codes for MKDMPFFLLKNSLGAKMKKGIKTFCNNNGSTSTLNQQNSHSQGDLTSKVSSSSPFTKQNSPTLEDLILQLELEEEMSRKAKLSEYGGMRGRMSCVNNSDILRSARNALNQYPRFSLDGRDAMYRSSFGNMEGRRSVCSETSFAGDNDFDHKGMCCLPATLAGESVVWRKPGVVAKLMGLEAMPVPVSKKIYDNKEKLNEVVKRHSTRRKFERRDLERKLLAMEMQQQGYHNIRRHNNSKNGCCSKNGYCIMKPVALEALAGGPGSWRPLRYV; via the coding sequence ATGAAGGACATGCCCTTCTTTCTCCTCAAGAACTCCCTGGGAGCCAAGATGAAGAAAGGCATCAAAACCTTCTGCAACAACAATGGCTCAACCTCCACTCTCAACCAACAAAATAGTCACAGCCAAGGTGACTTAACCAGCAAGGTAAGCTCCAGCTCTCCCTTCACAAAGCAAAACTCACCAACCCTGGAAGATCTAATACTGCAACTAGAGTTGGAGGAAGAGATGTCTAGAAAAGCTAAGCTTAGTGAGTATGGTGGAATGAGGGGTAGGATGTCATGCGTGAACAACTCTGACATATTGAGATCTGCGAGGAATGCCTTGAATCAGTATCCGCGGTTTTCTCTTGATGGAAGGGATGCCATGTACCGCTCTTCTTTCGGGAACATGGAGGGAAGAAGATCGGTTTGTAGTGAGACAAGTTTTGCAGGAGACAATGATTTTGATCATAAGGGTATGTGCTGTTTACCCGCAACACTGGCTGGGGAAAGTGTGGTGTGGCGTAAACCAGGGGTTGTGGCAAAACTCATGGGTTTGGAAGCCATGCCGGTGCCGGTAAGCAAAAAAATTTACGACAACAAAGAGAAGTTAAATGAAGTTGTTAAGAGACATAGTACGAGGAGGAAATTTGAGAGGCGTGACTTGGAGAGAAAACTGCTAGCAATGGAGATGCAACAGCAGGGATATCATAACATCAGAAGACACAACAACTCCAAAAATGGTTGCTGCTCTAAAAATGGGTATTGTATTATGAAACCGGTTGCTCTGGAGGCTCTGGCTGGGGGTCCTGGCAGTTGGCGGCCACTGAGATATGTTTAG